In Bactrocera neohumeralis isolate Rockhampton chromosome 5, APGP_CSIRO_Bneo_wtdbg2-racon-allhic-juicebox.fasta_v2, whole genome shotgun sequence, the genomic window GCAGACTTTTATATGAAGAAGATGTTAGCCtttttcaatcaatattttttctagtAACTTGTTAAGATTTAGTACGTATACTTGCATATATGtcaatatttttgagaatgttggattatatttaaatatgctttCAACAAGATGACTTGCATTTTTGTATTAACAAAGCTTACCCGACCTAACATTAACTTGTCTTATCATCTAAGAAATTGAATGAGAGACAAGACAATGCATATGACTATATATAAACCTACTCTTCTGTGGAGGAATCACCAGaatttacatataagtatgtacgttGTACATACCAAATGTATGTCGGCAGCGGCAATAGAGAACACGTGAGTAAATACCATTTTATTGAATAGATATTGACAAACGGAGAAGAGCTTTTAAGAGATAAAGAGAGCGAGTAAAACAAGTGATTCTCCAAAGCAATAATTTGTAATACCTTTGACGTGTGCTTGCATATACAAGTTCTTAACgaaaatacaagtatgtatgtatgctgagCTCCAAAAATATGGAGCAAGAatctaaagcaacaacaaatataggGTTGGTTAAGTCTTGAcgcaaatttgtttaaaaacaacATTAGTTAGATTATCATAGAAAATGATGACTGCTAATAGGATGATGATAATTCACTTTTTTGCTTCAAACGGAACGATGTAGTTGAAATGTGGGCCTTAGAAGTCGATTTGGTTAACTTTCAGAGCGGATGCATTTTTGAGAAACTTTTTCAAGTCTAAAGTGCGCTCAGTAACTGCatatcttaaaaacaaaaacacttggtGCTGTCACACTATAATTTCGATGATAAGGCATCAATAATTTCTTACCAAGAGAAGAAAAATCGCTACCTACAGTTGTTTCCAAGCTGTATAaccttctcaaataaaaaatattcctgaCAAGAACTTAAATCTTTGGCAGCAATTGAGGAACTTCTTGGTAAGAAAAGGacgggtgcaaaatttcagatcgatatctcaaaactgagggattagtaCGCTTTTACATATACAGATGTACGGACGGGCAGATAGATGAACATTGATAAAAGGAATCAGGCCGTCAAgctgataatttttatactttttatacgttctctgatatTTTCTTTTGGGTATTACAAGCATCGCGGCAAACTTATTGTATCCtctatataatttgtattacttttgggtattttaaaaataatcctCACTATAAAAAGAAACCGTATATGCTGTTTAGGGATCACAAAGATTTTGTTAGAGTAGTCTAAGATCTTATTTACTTTGGGCTCcattaagttaggttaagttaacgTGGTGGGCCAATGAGTcgcgcatagaccagttttggtactttgcgataccaaatggagttcagttactaggtccatgaggagtataAGATACCTGCACTTAACGCGAATTAACAGaatctgtggcctcactatcgattcctcctccagtgtatcataccctgggaaccccagatgcttacagcgcaGTCTTGCGAACCTGGTGCTGAGTGATCATTATCTAAAGGAGGGCGTCTACCTTCGCAGATTAgaaatttatagaattttcatagattttttattacataccatttatgaatataataaggctttatagaatagCCTTACTTtgtcgagaagtattaatgatattTTGACCTCGGACCCATTTTtttcatgtacattttttctatagcttttGTCATTtatgagatatatacaaaaaatgcgaatttcatggaaaagtGAGGTTTAAAGCCCcctactacctcgccggtgtgagtttcgactttttcgcaatgggcacttttgtagagtgttcaattctgaggaatatgtgtctaaagtcaaagcgatgccataaaatgcctctgagctacagaaatttaaagataaaaaatcacgaatCCCGTGTATTCTCAATGCAAAacttttacatgccttggtccagtccttaatgttaataagGGCTCAAagtttcagggaatttttttaaggtatttccaaggaaatttcatgataggattgaaaaaaattaatagttaaaaaaaacaccctaatataatatacatatatttattatcatgATTCAgacaaaactataaaatatattcgaaatttGTAACTGATTCATAAGACATCTCGCCATGCACAGTAGAAGAAATGGCCAACATGGCGGATGTTTAGagaaatcatatatttttaaggacaccgaatttttttttttacaacgaACAAATCAAGGTATTATTGGATTTTTccttttgcattaaaaaaatcgacaattttttgccaaaaaactaCACTTTTTCAGAGCTAtgccattttattaatttatgatatttttcaataatcgTAGGTCGTTGTATTGGAAATACTTTCCACCTTAAtaacctttttaaattttttgtttcagctactcattcggccggaatcatgccaaCAGTTGGGGAACTGGTACCTCCGAAGATAGCACAAACTCCGttatttgtcaatatttttgtaaggaAAAGTCTTAAAATAGAGCTGAGAATGTACCTTATTATGTCCAAAGAACTTCAAAACATTCGATagagtattttcttttttaaattcacgaaaatcgccggCGCTTGAAGCAAGAACCAAAGATTTACGCAATTATAGGCTGAACCACACTCTAATTACTTTGAGACTGTACACGATGGAAGACTTAAGGCACGCTCTATTGGTTTCGTCAGACTCTTtcataacttcaaaatatataagtacCTCAAAATACAGGTACTCTAAAATCTATATACCTAGATAATGAGGTAAAGCAGCTTCTTTTACATGGGGATGAGTTACCGGACATTCATATTTCCGAAAGCTCTGACTTGGTATAATATTATCagcattttttttgaataatacaaaaaaatgtgaagaaggaagatttaaaaaaaaaaaaatttaccttcgttataaaaacaaagaattaCACCTAACATTTGTATCTGGTCCCTgtcaagacaaaatatctcctgtcatcaaacaaacactcgACATCTGGCTCCAATTGtcgccaagcagcgaaaaggaaaaacggcTTGCGAGCTGTTGTAAACACTGCTATTagcgcgtaagcggtgtctacgccaataaagaagaagaaaaagaccttattttgaattttttgtatttttacattttttttagcatGGAAAATATGATCAAAAACATGTATCATTCGAAAAATTGccgtcaaattttcaatattcaaaaaAGCTTGTGTGCAGACATAACTGGAAATATAaacattaagcaaaaaaaacctttttggtTTCCCGGTTCTGATACTGAAAATATTGCCGAGAGGTAGACAAGGTCGTAGCGGGAGTGCTGCATTAAAGATAGCGTCGAAAACCGAATGGTATcgtgtgtattttttttgcaatccATCGTCAAAAATAGGCCAGAAATTTTAACGTGAAGGTAGACAAAATAGTTTCTGCCAATTGGTAACTATAGGATTGATATTCGAAAGCAAGCCAAAGCGGACGATTTTCCAAAAAGTGTAAATAACACGTTTCTATTATTACTACCAACACGGTATGTCAAAGTTGGGTCAATCAAATTTCTGATTTTCTTTCTAATCAAGAGCGCACATCTACGCATGCCAGAGAGGCTGAAGCTGTGTTTGTGTACTGAGCAAAGAGCAGCTTTTCAACATGACCACCCTAATGCCGCTCAAAACACCGCCGAATTGCGAGCGCACTAAAGCTTTTTACGCGACGCTGAAGTCATCGGCAATATCACTCCATCGCAGCGAACGCATTCAGTTGCTCGATAAACTATTCGTCAATCAGATCGCTATCGCCTGCGGATACGGACGCACAACTAAAAGTGCTGCTAACGcaatatcaaaacaaaattttagttttaaaactaaatttccgAATAAGTGATATAAGAATACAGAGAACGATGCATAATCCCGACTATGTGCCGGCGACGAATAGTTGCAATGCGACTACGAGCATTTGCGGTGGACACGTGCCGCTTCCAACAGCGCCGCGACCGGAATTTCACCCGGTTTATGTGCGCTTCTCCAGCAAACAACAGGCGCCCGAACAGCGTAAGTTGGCGGAgctttttaaggaaaaaatcgCCGCCAAAGAGTTCTTCTACGGTATCGAGCTGACGGCGCGTTCTTATGGCAAGCAACCATCACTGCTGGACTACAATAGTTTTGACGTGCTGCTGCCGCTTTTCACATCGCTTGTGTGGTTGGGTCGGGACTATGCGAACGTTGAGGATGTCAACGCGATCGAAGCAATCAGCTTGGGCCGCCAGCTACAACAACATGTGGTGGTGATGCCGCATTTCACTTGCTATCGCGCCGACTCCCGGCGCCTCGACGACTTTTTAACACTGAACTTCACGAACGTTTTGGCGCTGCGCGGCGATGATGTGGTGCCGCAACAACAATTTCAGCACGCAAAAGACATGGTCGAGTATATACGCAGTAAACGCGGCGGTAAGTGACACTTGAGCTAGCTTATACTGATATCCCGTGCTATCTATAGATAGTTGCTTGTCATAATTGTAAAACATTGGTGCTTACACATTCAAGTAATTTACTGTtgcattttcaaatattccaaATTAGTCTTCGATTTTGCTGTTGTCATATTCAACACGGTGCATTTTATTACATCAGTGCAAATTGCCAGCGCATTGCATGTGcttgtataattaatttatttatttgtttgtataatACTTAATAGTTGATTACACGAGCTGATAGCAGAATGCATTTGCAGCACTCTCTCATGATAGATGAGCGCGTGGAGTTAGCTTGATTTCTGTTTGTTTACTTTGTCGCACGTGCATCGCTAGCTGAAAGCTTTTGAATTCACTCTTTAAGTTCTCTTTCTTTGCCATTTGCAGACACAATATCCATAGGTGTTGGCGGATATCCTGAAGGACATCCGGAATCTAAGTCAATGGAGGAAGATATGCAGTACCTCAAAGAGAAGGTGGGttctatttattaatatttttaagactGTGGTGAATAGTGGACCACCGTTTggttgatttaattaaaaatattccttaGAAAATATctatttcgaaatttaatattcaaaaaaactaaattgcgaaaaacgaaattttcgaaaaactaaattttgaaaaccgtatttttcgaaaaatgtttttaaaaatgtaattttcgaaaaaaattaaaaatgctgtttcgaagaaatataattttattataaataaatataattttagaaaatcataatattctaaaattaaatttttgaaaaaacgaaattttcgagaactataatttttgaaaaattaatttttttgtagtttttgaaaaaaggaaaTTCCGACTAAACAAAATTCCTGTCCAAGAgacaattttagaaaaatacaattttcgaaaggtgaaatttgcgaaaaacgtacttttcgaaaaaatatggttttcgaacaatgttttttcgaaaaatatttattttcaaagaattttattttcgtaaaatgTACATAGTtatgaaaactgaaaatttcaaaaaatgcaatttcCGAAACTCCTGTTCATAAGACGatcttagaaaaattaaattttcgaaatgtgtaaaataaataaaattaattttttaaaaaacgtaatttttaaaaaaactaaaattttcaaaaaattttattttcgtaaaatacgaaatttcattttcgtaaaatcttcgaaaaatgcaatttcCGAAACTGAATGAAACCTCTGTCCATGAGATTCACATATAATGAAATAACCGACTAAAAccatacatttttgtaaaaataaagctAGCTATTGCTGGTTATGGCATGTTCTGCCTCATTTCGAACGAAATAGAGGCCGATGAGGACGCCATAATAGAACAGACAGTCTATTTTTATCGTCATCCCTATTGCTAGACGCTGTCAATTATATTCATTATATGTATCTACAGATtcgctttaaaatatttaattttcacaaaaattactgttattaaattcattttgcaGATTTCATTTTTCCACTCTAATTCCACTATTTCCGTTCTTTTtgctttaatgaaattattagaaataaaatagaacGTCGATACGGTTAATTAACCCAAATATATCGAGAAATGAATTTGTTTGGCTTCAAACTTACATTGTTCGTATATTGGTGTCATTACCTTACTCTACTcgaatttattatacatatgtacatactttgaacagggtatattagtttgccacgatgtttgtaccAATGCACCAAAAAGGAAACGTAGGGAACcttattcaatatatgtatatataatataatataaatgatcgCCGTGActagctgagtcgattttgtCATGTCCGTCGGTCTGCACgtctatatactacatacatatatgcggaaTAGTAGCTTAGTTTCTGAGATGGcgacctgaaattttgcacatgtctttttctcaccaagaagcgcCCCATTTGCCGGAACCACAGATATATaagaactatagcatataactatcatataaactgaccgattaaaatcaatatAGAGATCATTTAAATTCTCTTATGCTACAAAAAATGCagttgtgaagggtattatagcttcggtgcagcagaagtttacgttttttcgcttttttaatatttatatatttaaaaatggctTAAATCCAATTTTCTTACGTTCTTTATACAATTGAGTAACCATTTTCTCGCAAATCTATACTAAATACAATATTATCCAATAAGGACTGCTGGTTCTGGAtgtgtgatggtgttgcgaatagtacgctcagtaggccgattgtgctgaccataagttgagtgatgcgcgcgaaacacattctttacagaacgtgaattttcgtaataaagtcgaacgatttgtaaacgttgttcagacgtaactctttccatgatgaaatactaaacaatactgaacaaaaataacatgacagcttcaGACGATTCAAGCGTGATCTGtcgaaaaaaggctattgaaaaaagtacctctacctGGATCACTGGTTATAAAAGACCTATTCATCTAGGCATAACTTCAGAAATCttttgaaatacataaaaaatgcaGAGCTTATCTTTTATgtgttataaaacaaaaatatgctttCGAAATATAGTAACAAAGTTTATAGATTAGAAATACGATTGATGCTTGATTAAGATTGCTTTCAGAAACGTGACATTTGAAGAAGAGATTTGCACTCattcattaaatatataaaaaaacattagtctgtgaaaaatatttttaaaatctaatc contains:
- the LOC126757921 gene encoding methylenetetrahydrofolate reductase, producing the protein MHNPDYVPATNSCNATTSICGGHVPLPTAPRPEFHPVYVRFSSKQQAPEQRKLAELFKEKIAAKEFFYGIELTARSYGKQPSLLDYNSFDVLLPLFTSLVWLGRDYANVEDVNAIEAISLGRQLQQHVVVMPHFTCYRADSRRLDDFLTLNFTNVLALRGDDVVPQQQFQHAKDMVEYIRSKRGDTISIGVGGYPEGHPESKSMEEDMQYLKEKVDAGADFIVTQICFTPESIIRFVQKCRDIGITVPIIVGVIVPDNMRILHFIMNIVKAVIPEEQLSKYKELEEDRKAFKAFAVENAVRTVQMLLDSNLDVYGFHFFTMNRLKSVQQAIQQVLNMNQTEST